The nucleotide window CACTCTATAACTGAGCTTCACTTCATATGCATGTCAATTATTCCTATACGTAATTTCTGGCACCCATTTCTACTTTGACAAGCAGACAACAGATGGCTTGGACTTAGATCATTTCTGATGTTGGATCTGTACGTATGGTTAAGCTTAAGGCTAGAGGACTCTTTTCCTGACAGGGAAGTGGCAGCTTCACAAAAGTCAATCTGCAATGTGTAAGTATAGCCATGACCAATGATTATAATAGCTTCAGTCTTTTTCCTCTGATTTGCTTCACGTTCTGATTCAAAGTAACAATGAATATCCGCAGACTGATTGAGCAGTTCTTAGAGGCAAATAGATTGATCTCTCCCATCCCCTTCTCAAGCAAAAAACTGAGGAGCCGGCGTAAATTCTAAGAATACATTTCAAGTTTGGTTGTGCAATGTTCATGAGCTGTTCGTTTGGTTTTGGACTCGAGTCGCTGAGGTAGAGCTGAAGACAAGTGATTGGTTGTTCCATTACACACAACTAGTAGCATTCAGAGTTTTGTCATGTATTTTTAGTGTTAACTAAACAGTAAAGAACTATAtaatttcattgatttatttatcatttCGTTGAGGCCGAGGCCGTTGTGATAGAAATCATACAAGCATATGACAATCAGATGCCTTCCATAGTGAAAACTCTTACTTGCACTTGGGTATATGATCTTCACAAGAAGCTGCTAGTCAATTTCTTTTATAGATACATAATTAGTTTATTTTGTCGAATTACATAATTGTTGTTTATGCTTTGTGAATATTTAGTTCGTTTCAGCAAAGCTTGTTCCTCTTTTTTTCTGCCAAACTACAAGTGGCAATATTAACTAACGAAGTTGCTTTGATTCCAAAGGGGGGGGGGTGACTACAAcacaacaagaagaaaaaaaacataatctaaaCCCACCACTGATCACTCGAGTAAACAATGGGAATATATTAATAATCCACACACAAAACGCCATTCAATGTCTCAAGTAGAAATCAAGGTAACCACCTAATGCACCTTTCCATAGAGCTTCACATCCTCAACATGGTCTAGAAAGGGTTGAAGTACAGCAAACTTGGACCCATCCATGTCCACTCCTTCAATTTCAACTCTTACGACAGTGTTCCTCTCGGGACTGAAGTAGAAGAGGAAGAAAGGTTTAACTGAGTACCACGAAGACAACACAATCTCGTTTGTCCGCGACAAACCAACAAATTTTAGCACGTACTGTTCCCCAACTATATTCTTCCACTCAGCAGGCAATACATAAACACGCTCAGACCATTCCTGTTTCTCAACATCTTCTAGAACCCACAACTTAAACCTTGAACTTTTTCCACTGATAAGACCGAGATTTCCTTCATGATTTTCAGACATGGATAGAAATGGGGTATGCTACACTGAAGCATTTTCAGAGGTACGCATACTTCCAAAATCCATTCTGAATTGGACTTAGATCATTTCTGATGCAATCTATTTGGGGCCTCTACCGATTGGTGAGAAAGACTTCCCAAACAGATTACTTTAGTCCACAAAAATGTCTTCTTCTCCAAGACCTGTTCGACGAACTGCAGTCTAGATACGCCGTCAAAGTTAAGATTATGTTGACTTAACCGACTATAAAATTCCGAATGGGTAGAGGGGAACAACCATTTCTGGCAAATATCTGGTGGAAGCTGCCGTCCGTGTCGCTTCAAGTTCTTCTAACAGGCTATTGCAATCCGGCAACATTACACCGTTATAAAACTCTATTGCATTCAATCATTGTCATT belongs to Brassica rapa cultivar Chiifu-401-42 chromosome A07, CAAS_Brap_v3.01, whole genome shotgun sequence and includes:
- the LOC103846228 gene encoding F-box protein At5g65850 codes for the protein MSENHEGNLGLISGKSSRFKLWVLEDVEKQEWSERVYVLPAEWKNIVGEQYVLKFVGLSRTNEIVLSSWYSVKPFFLFYFSPERNTVVRVEIEGVDMDGSKFAVLQPFLDHVEDVKLYGKVH